One Nitrosarchaeum sp. DNA window includes the following coding sequences:
- a CDS encoding nicotinamide-nucleotide adenylyltransferase, producing the protein MDGLLIGRFQPFHLGHLDALHFALSKVDKLWVGLGSSNKSLDKNNPFSVEERKEMILSSIDDSMKQRIQIYFIPDLDNHIKWIELINTIVPKSDIIFTNDELTRHLYSKRNVTVMSIPFVKRNILSGTNIRNMIISDQKWEDLVPEGTKHFLNKISGKQRLKNL; encoded by the coding sequence ATGGATGGATTACTCATAGGGAGATTTCAACCATTTCACTTAGGTCATTTAGATGCTTTACATTTTGCATTATCCAAAGTTGATAAATTATGGGTAGGATTAGGTAGTTCCAATAAGTCATTAGATAAAAACAATCCATTTTCTGTTGAAGAACGAAAAGAAATGATTCTATCTTCAATTGATGATTCTATGAAACAAAGAATTCAAATCTATTTTATTCCCGATCTGGATAATCACATTAAATGGATTGAACTTATCAATACAATAGTTCCAAAATCTGATATTATTTTTACTAATGATGAATTAACTAGACATCTTTATTCAAAACGTAACGTTACAGTAATGTCAATTCCATTTGTCAAAAGAAACATTCTCTCCGGAACAAATATTCGAAATATGATAATATCCGATCAAAAATGGGAAGATCTTGTTCCTGAAGGAACTAAACATTTTTTGAATAAAATTAGTGGTAAACAACGATTGAAAAATCTCTAA
- the cobJ gene encoding precorrin-3B C(17)-methyltransferase: MTGKLYIVGVGPGHHDHMTFRAKEVIEESDTIVGYETYVNLVQDLIEGKTVHRYAMTQEVERAHQCIDLAKSGKIVSLVSSGDPGIYGMAGLIYETLAATNWNPKDGLQVEIVPGVSALNSCASIIGSPLMTDFAVVSMSDLLVPWEIITKRVEAAAQGDFVIVIYNPASKKRIHQLVDTRKILLKYRKPTTPVAIIKGAFRESQTIVMTDLENLPNHSDQLGMISTVIIGNSSTYTYKDLMINPRGYKSKYNLEEQTNPNLKIQ; encoded by the coding sequence TTGACTGGTAAACTCTACATTGTCGGCGTTGGTCCTGGACATCATGATCATATGACATTTCGTGCTAAAGAAGTGATTGAAGAAAGTGATACAATTGTTGGATATGAAACATATGTTAACCTAGTACAAGATCTTATTGAAGGAAAAACAGTTCATCGTTATGCCATGACTCAAGAAGTTGAACGTGCTCATCAATGTATTGATCTGGCAAAATCTGGAAAAATAGTTTCACTTGTTTCTAGTGGTGACCCAGGAATTTATGGAATGGCTGGATTAATTTATGAAACACTTGCAGCAACAAATTGGAATCCTAAAGATGGTCTGCAAGTTGAAATAGTTCCTGGCGTTTCTGCATTGAACTCATGTGCATCAATTATTGGTTCACCACTTATGACTGATTTTGCAGTTGTAAGTATGAGTGATTTATTGGTACCATGGGAAATAATAACAAAAAGAGTTGAAGCTGCTGCACAAGGTGATTTTGTAATTGTAATTTATAATCCAGCAAGTAAAAAAAGAATACATCAACTGGTAGATACTAGAAAAATTCTATTAAAGTATAGAAAACCAACTACACCTGTTGCAATAATTAAAGGTGCATTTAGAGAGTCACAAACTATTGTAATGACCGACTTGGAAAATCTTCCAAATCATTCTGATCAATTGGGAATGATAAGTACAGTAATCATCGGAAACTCATCTACTTACACTTACAAGGATTTAATGATTAATCCGAGAGGATACAAATCAAAATATAATCTAGAAGAACAAACAAACCCCAATCTTAAAATTCAATAA
- a CDS encoding peptidylprolyl isomerase, which produces MSTAIIETNLGTIVFKLLPDLAPETVRNFEKLAKDGFYDGTLFHRVIPGFMIQGGDPNTKSGNKSTWGTGGPGYTIKAEFSSRSHHRGIVSMARAQDPNSAGSQFFIVTTDSTFLDRQYTVFGEVTEGMDVADKIVKLQRDGNDCPLQEAKMIHVKVE; this is translated from the coding sequence TTGAGTACAGCAATTATTGAAACAAACTTGGGAACAATTGTATTTAAATTACTTCCTGATTTGGCTCCAGAAACTGTAAGAAATTTTGAGAAATTAGCAAAAGATGGATTCTATGACGGTACTCTTTTTCATAGAGTTATTCCCGGATTTATGATTCAGGGAGGAGACCCTAACACAAAAAGTGGAAATAAGAGTACTTGGGGAACAGGTGGACCAGGCTATACAATTAAAGCTGAATTTAGTTCCAGATCACATCATCGTGGGATTGTTTCTATGGCTAGAGCACAAGATCCAAACAGTGCAGGCTCACAATTCTTCATTGTTACTACTGACAGTACTTTCCTCGATAGACAATATACGGTTTTTGGAGAAGTGACAGAAGGGATGGATGTTGCAGATAAAATTGTAAAGTTACAAAGAGATGGTAATGATTGTCCTCTTCAAGAAGCAAAAATGATTCACGTTAAAGTGGAATAA
- the bluB gene encoding 5,6-dimethylbenzimidazole synthase, with protein MTEDFTEEEKKGLYKAIYSRRDVRSHFTSRSIDDDVLARILNAAHHAPSVGFSQPWNFILIKEMITKKKIKDSFEQEKNRSSKLIEEPKRSKYLSFKLEGILESPINLCVTYDPTKFGPFVIGRTSIPEAGLYSVCCAVQNLWLAARTEGIGLGWVSILSNDALKEVLELPEHVVPIAYLCLGYVDEFAQKPDLETAGWLPRLDLKDVVYFEKWQDTENVEWNQIQEMIKTNLDYA; from the coding sequence TTGACAGAAGATTTTACAGAAGAGGAAAAAAAAGGCCTCTATAAGGCAATTTATTCTAGAAGAGATGTCAGATCACATTTTACATCAAGATCTATTGATGATGATGTTTTAGCTAGAATTCTTAATGCCGCACACCATGCACCGTCTGTTGGTTTTTCTCAGCCATGGAATTTTATTTTGATAAAAGAAATGATTACAAAAAAGAAGATAAAAGATTCATTTGAGCAAGAAAAAAATCGTTCGTCGAAATTAATTGAAGAACCAAAAAGATCAAAATATCTTTCGTTTAAACTTGAAGGAATTTTAGAATCTCCTATTAATCTATGTGTAACATATGATCCAACTAAATTTGGTCCATTTGTGATTGGTAGAACAAGTATTCCCGAGGCAGGATTATACAGTGTTTGCTGTGCAGTTCAAAACTTATGGCTTGCTGCAAGAACTGAAGGAATTGGACTTGGATGGGTAAGCATTCTTTCAAATGATGCACTTAAGGAAGTTTTAGAATTACCAGAACATGTTGTTCCGATAGCATATCTATGTTTAGGATATGTAGATGAATTTGCACAAAAACCAGATCTTGAAACGGCAGGATGGCTTCCAAGACTTGATCTGAAGGATGTAGTATACTTTGAAAAATGGCAAGATACTGAGAATGTAGAATGGAATCAAATTCAAGAGATGATCAAAACTAATCTTGATTACGCTTAA
- the rtcA gene encoding RNA 3'-terminal phosphate cyclase: protein MEFLKINGEFGEGGGQIIRTAITLSCITKRAVIIENIRKNRNISGLRPQHLTAIKILQKICDADVEGAKIGSTTLKFIPRNVKSCNLIEDVGTAGSISLILQVLIPVAAICQKKINLTIKGGTDTLWSPTIDYTQHVLREAYSRMGIKFSMRVIRRGYYPKGGGEINLEVLPSKVKSITLNQRKTKNVKLFCSFSNLPNELIKRNVESFEKKLIEKKFNVQSQINEEIAIDSGASLLICSVDDESIIGIDSIFDKKTEQFNLDLESFIKNNLGVDERLADMLVLPACLTNGMTVFRVKNISKHLETNLFVASKITGCKYGVGKLNDGFEIRIEGISYASI, encoded by the coding sequence ATGGAATTTCTAAAAATTAACGGTGAATTTGGTGAGGGTGGAGGACAAATAATTCGTACTGCAATTACATTGTCATGCATTACAAAACGAGCTGTAATAATAGAAAATATAAGAAAAAATAGAAATATTTCAGGATTAAGACCACAACATCTTACAGCAATTAAAATTCTACAAAAAATTTGTGATGCAGATGTGGAAGGAGCAAAAATAGGATCTACAACTTTAAAATTCATTCCAAGAAATGTCAAAAGTTGTAATCTAATTGAAGATGTTGGAACTGCAGGAAGTATATCTCTGATACTGCAGGTATTGATTCCAGTAGCTGCAATATGTCAAAAAAAAATAAATTTAACAATCAAAGGAGGTACAGATACTCTTTGGAGTCCTACAATTGATTATACTCAACATGTTTTGAGAGAAGCATATTCAAGAATGGGAATTAAATTTTCAATGAGAGTAATTAGACGTGGTTATTATCCTAAAGGTGGTGGAGAAATAAATTTGGAAGTTTTACCATCCAAAGTAAAATCAATTACACTAAATCAAAGAAAAACAAAAAATGTAAAATTATTTTGTTCGTTTTCTAATTTACCAAATGAATTAATTAAAAGAAATGTTGAAAGTTTTGAAAAAAAATTAATTGAAAAAAAATTTAATGTTCAATCTCAAATTAATGAAGAAATTGCTATTGATTCAGGAGCATCCTTGTTGATTTGTAGTGTGGATGATGAATCAATAATTGGGATTGATTCAATTTTTGATAAAAAAACTGAGCAATTTAATTTGGATCTAGAAAGTTTCATTAAAAATAATCTTGGCGTTGATGAACGACTAGCAGACATGCTTGTTTTACCAGCATGTCTTACTAATGGAATGACAGTTTTTAGAGTTAAAAATATTTCAAAACATTTAGAGACAAATTTGTTTGTGGCTTCAAAAATAACCGGTTGTAAATATGGAGTAGGTAAACTAAATGACGGTTTTGAGATTAGGATTGAGGGTATTTCATACGCCAGCATCTAG
- a CDS encoding PfkB family carbohydrate kinase produces MLTVFGSTALDTIRTPKKNLKNVLGGAATFAAISASNFVDTGLIAVVGKDFPERYYQILAKHLDLRGFTIKDGKTFRYDGSYDKTLSTRETLKTELNVLADFKPTVPEEYKKSQFVYLANNDPDQNLMLIKEFDKVKFSMCDTIEFWISTKRESVIKMIKAVDAVVINDEEAKLLTKEFNLIKCAKKMMEWGAKYVIIKKGEHGSMMFFDDVIFPSAGFSLEDVVDPTGAGDSFAGAMIGYLASKNSVKLSEIKKAVVYGNVLGSFAVERYGLDGLLQIKKTDIMKRVKLYEKMIRF; encoded by the coding sequence ATGTTAACTGTTTTTGGTTCTACTGCCTTAGATACAATTAGAACACCAAAAAAAAATTTAAAAAATGTTTTAGGTGGTGCTGCTACATTTGCAGCAATATCAGCAAGTAATTTTGTCGATACCGGACTAATAGCGGTAGTTGGAAAAGATTTTCCTGAAAGATATTATCAGATTTTAGCAAAACATCTTGATTTACGAGGATTTACTATAAAAGATGGTAAGACATTTCGTTATGACGGTAGTTATGATAAAACACTTAGCACAAGAGAAACTTTGAAGACTGAGTTAAATGTATTGGCAGATTTTAAACCGACTGTTCCAGAAGAATATAAAAAATCGCAATTTGTGTATCTAGCAAATAATGATCCTGATCAAAATTTAATGTTAATTAAAGAATTTGATAAAGTAAAGTTTTCAATGTGCGATACCATAGAATTCTGGATTTCTACAAAACGTGAATCTGTGATTAAGATGATCAAAGCTGTAGATGCTGTGGTCATAAATGACGAAGAAGCTAAATTACTAACAAAAGAATTCAATCTAATAAAATGTGCAAAAAAAATGATGGAATGGGGTGCAAAATACGTAATTATTAAAAAAGGAGAGCATGGATCAATGATGTTTTTTGATGATGTAATATTTCCATCAGCAGGATTCTCATTAGAAGATGTAGTAGATCCAACAGGTGCAGGAGATTCGTTTGCTGGAGCCATGATAGGGTATTTAGCTAGTAAAAATTCAGTCAAGTTATCAGAGATCAAAAAAGCTGTTGTTTATGGAAATGTTTTAGGTTCATTTGCTGTTGAAAGATATGGATTAGATGGATTACTTCAAATTAAAAAAACAGATATCATGAAACGTGTTAAATTATATGAAAAAATGATTCGTTTCTAA
- a CDS encoding DegT/DnrJ/EryC1/StrS family aminotransferase, with translation MKIAINVPFVGRDEITAVTSILKNGSLTSAANHGGKHVQAFEKSASLFLKSKYVVAVNSGTAALQAALYALDIKKGDEVLVPSFTFVATANSVVSTGAKPVFVDILKENYTMDPDDLQKKITKKTRAIMPVHLYGNVAYIDKILEIAKKHNLPVIEDSAQSLGSTYKGKHAGTFSDLGCWSMYPAKVMTSGEGGFVATNNKKLRDKLLMIRNHGMVHGYDTKIFGLNLRLPEISAAIATVQMKKLPEFLKTRQKNANLLSKLISDLNIILPHQRKNENVNWYLYTIATSKRDKILKKLNEKGIGAASYYPTPVHKTPFYQQKIKLPVTEWASSHTLSLPIHPKVTSKNIEFIAKSLRDLVNE, from the coding sequence TTGAAAATTGCAATTAATGTTCCATTTGTAGGTAGAGATGAAATCACTGCAGTTACTTCAATTCTTAAAAATGGTTCACTTACATCGGCAGCCAATCATGGAGGAAAACATGTACAAGCTTTTGAAAAATCAGCATCTTTATTCTTAAAATCAAAATATGTAGTTGCTGTAAATTCTGGTACTGCTGCTTTACAAGCTGCACTTTATGCTCTAGATATCAAAAAAGGTGATGAAGTACTAGTTCCTTCATTTACATTTGTTGCAACTGCCAATTCTGTTGTCTCTACTGGAGCAAAACCGGTCTTTGTTGATATATTAAAAGAAAATTATACTATGGATCCTGATGATCTACAAAAAAAGATTACAAAAAAGACTAGAGCAATTATGCCTGTACACCTTTATGGTAATGTAGCATATATTGATAAGATTTTAGAAATCGCAAAAAAACATAATTTGCCTGTAATAGAGGATTCTGCCCAATCTTTAGGTTCTACTTACAAAGGAAAACATGCAGGAACTTTTTCTGATTTAGGTTGTTGGAGTATGTATCCTGCTAAAGTAATGACATCTGGTGAAGGAGGATTTGTTGCAACTAACAATAAAAAATTACGTGATAAATTATTGATGATCAGAAATCATGGAATGGTTCATGGGTATGATACTAAAATATTTGGATTAAATCTTAGATTACCAGAAATAAGTGCTGCCATTGCAACAGTACAAATGAAAAAACTTCCTGAATTTCTAAAAACCAGACAAAAAAACGCAAATCTATTGTCAAAACTTATTTCTGATTTGAACATTATTTTACCACATCAAAGAAAAAATGAAAATGTGAACTGGTATCTTTACACAATAGCAACTTCAAAACGAGATAAAATTTTGAAAAAACTTAATGAAAAAGGAATTGGTGCAGCTTCTTACTATCCTACCCCAGTTCACAAAACACCATTTTACCAACAAAAAATCAAACTTCCTGTAACTGAATGGGCATCATCTCATACTCTGTCTCTGCCAATACATCCTAAAGTTACTAGTAAAAATATTGAATTTATTGCAAAATCTCTTCGTGATCTAGTCAATGAATAG
- a CDS encoding CopD family protein, whose amino-acid sequence MTPLEQAIIMWIHLLAAAIWVGGSLFIGIVFSPLLKTMYGSIEERLQIMIKVGKRFNKIAVPSLIILMGTGLYNSHVLLSKPDLLMATSYGNFLVIKIILVIALIITYVIHVRVIRKDVEEKIMSKQMSTQQIQKLRKKIIILGEITVILSVAILFFASLLDAGV is encoded by the coding sequence ATGACTCCATTAGAACAAGCAATAATTATGTGGATTCATCTTCTTGCAGCTGCAATCTGGGTGGGTGGCTCTCTTTTTATTGGAATTGTTTTTTCACCACTTCTAAAAACAATGTATGGTTCAATTGAAGAAAGATTACAAATTATGATTAAAGTTGGTAAGAGATTCAACAAAATTGCTGTTCCATCATTAATTATTCTAATGGGAACTGGTTTGTACAATTCACATGTACTGTTGAGTAAACCTGATCTGTTAATGGCAACAAGCTATGGTAATTTTCTTGTAATAAAAATAATTTTAGTCATTGCATTGATCATTACATATGTCATACATGTTAGAGTAATTAGAAAAGATGTAGAAGAAAAAATAATGTCAAAACAAATGTCAACTCAACAAATTCAAAAACTAAGAAAAAAAATTATCATACTTGGAGAAATTACTGTAATCCTATCTGTAGCAATTCTATTCTTTGCATCATTACTAGATGCTGGCGTATGA
- a CDS encoding pyridoxal-phosphate-dependent aminotransferase family protein produces MEYLSMLPGPTNVPDRVMRAMLAPIINHRSDDFVELYTDVVEKTQQVFQTKNDIVALSASGTGAVEASVINIVKKGDKIIIPVNGEFSGRLAELIEAQGAHVIKLQTPPGENATFDKIKEAFDNNKDVKAFYVVHNETSTGTMVNYLDRISDLTSRNDAMYVVDSVSILGGVNLPVDKWNIDVCMTGAQKAIAAPPGISPISISAKAKKYMIANPPPTMYFNLARYFKYYEESKHTPFTPALPLLYAYREALSIMLEEGLEHVFKRHKICSDALYSGLSAIGLTPFAKKEDRSISIIALNYLDGLEDKIFRDTLAEKFRVLVAGGFGNLKGKVFRVGCMGEVNKYHVMRTISAISSTLAMMGYDADAQAGLKTAEEKLQAL; encoded by the coding sequence TTGGAATATTTATCGATGCTTCCTGGTCCTACAAATGTACCTGATAGAGTTATGAGAGCAATGCTTGCTCCAATAATTAATCACAGAAGCGATGACTTTGTTGAATTATACACAGATGTAGTTGAAAAAACACAACAAGTTTTTCAAACTAAAAATGACATAGTTGCACTATCTGCATCAGGAACTGGAGCAGTAGAAGCAAGCGTAATTAATATTGTAAAAAAAGGCGATAAAATCATAATTCCTGTAAATGGGGAATTTAGCGGTAGACTCGCAGAATTAATTGAAGCCCAAGGAGCTCATGTAATTAAACTTCAAACCCCTCCTGGAGAAAATGCAACTTTTGATAAAATAAAAGAAGCTTTTGATAATAACAAAGATGTCAAAGCATTCTATGTTGTTCATAATGAAACATCTACAGGAACAATGGTAAATTATCTAGATAGAATTTCTGATTTAACATCACGTAACGATGCAATGTATGTTGTAGATTCTGTTTCTATACTTGGTGGTGTAAATCTCCCAGTTGATAAATGGAATATTGATGTATGTATGACCGGTGCCCAAAAAGCAATCGCTGCACCTCCTGGAATTTCTCCAATATCTATTAGTGCTAAAGCTAAAAAATACATGATTGCTAACCCTCCACCTACAATGTATTTCAATTTAGCAAGATATTTCAAATATTATGAAGAATCAAAACATACTCCATTTACTCCAGCATTGCCTTTACTTTATGCATATAGAGAAGCATTATCAATTATGTTAGAAGAAGGACTTGAACATGTATTCAAACGACATAAGATTTGTTCTGATGCCCTATATTCTGGTTTAAGTGCAATAGGCCTAACACCATTTGCAAAAAAAGAAGACCGTTCAATATCTATTATTGCATTAAATTATTTAGATGGTCTAGAAGACAAAATTTTCAGAGATACATTAGCTGAAAAATTCAGAGTGTTGGTAGCCGGAGGATTTGGAAATCTCAAAGGTAAAGTCTTCAGAGTAGGATGTATGGGAGAAGTTAACAAATATCATGTTATGAGAACAATATCTGCAATTTCATCAACATTAGCAATGATGGGTTATGATGCAGATGCCCAAGCAGGTCTCAAAACAGCTGAAGAAAAACTACAAGCTCTATAA
- a CDS encoding tyrosine--tRNA ligase: MDITEKIELIERPPTEEIVTHEELLELFKTNSSPKHYIGLEISGFLHLGSLISTGFKINDFIKAGVKCTVFLADWHTIINDKLGGNWETIEKVSKYYQDAFKLVCPNVEIVLGSKLYEEKTEYWANLVKFTKHMSIARTMRTLTIMGRSEDDTKIDVAKLLYPAMQAVDIHSLGVDIAHAGMDQRKIHMLVREIFPKMGWKVPVAVHHKLLPGLTKPANANGESTKMSKSDPNSGVFIHNSDDEIRTKIKKAWCEEANIQNNPLLEISKNVIFHEFNEINVERPEKFGGNMTYANYNQLESDFAEKKLHPTDLKQTVGEYLVKVISPIREKLNLSEELFNAIKKNY, from the coding sequence TTGGATATCACTGAAAAAATTGAATTAATTGAAAGACCCCCAACTGAAGAGATTGTTACGCATGAAGAATTATTAGAATTATTCAAAACAAATTCATCCCCAAAGCATTACATTGGTTTAGAGATTTCTGGATTTTTACATCTTGGTAGCTTAATTAGTACCGGTTTCAAAATTAATGATTTTATTAAAGCAGGTGTTAAATGTACAGTTTTTCTTGCAGATTGGCACACTATAATTAATGATAAGTTAGGTGGAAATTGGGAAACCATTGAAAAAGTTTCAAAATATTACCAAGATGCTTTCAAGTTAGTTTGTCCAAATGTAGAAATTGTTTTAGGATCAAAATTGTATGAAGAAAAAACAGAGTATTGGGCTAATCTTGTTAAATTTACAAAACACATGTCAATAGCTAGAACTATGAGAACCCTTACAATCATGGGGCGCTCAGAAGACGATACAAAAATAGATGTAGCTAAGTTACTTTATCCGGCAATGCAAGCTGTTGATATTCATTCTTTAGGTGTAGATATCGCTCATGCTGGAATGGATCAAAGAAAAATACACATGCTTGTAAGAGAGATTTTTCCTAAAATGGGATGGAAAGTTCCAGTAGCTGTTCATCATAAACTATTACCAGGTTTAACAAAACCAGCAAATGCAAATGGGGAATCAACAAAAATGAGTAAGTCAGATCCAAATTCAGGAGTTTTTATTCATAATTCTGATGATGAAATTAGAACAAAGATCAAAAAAGCATGGTGTGAAGAAGCAAATATTCAGAATAATCCATTATTAGAAATTTCAAAAAATGTAATTTTCCATGAGTTTAATGAAATTAATGTAGAAAGACCAGAAAAATTTGGTGGAAACATGACATATGCAAATTATAATCAATTAGAATCTGATTTTGCAGAAAAAAAATTACATCCAACTGATCTAAAACAAACAGTAGGAGAATATCTAGTTAAAGTGATTTCGCCAATCCGAGAAAAATTAAACCTTAGTGAAGAGTTGTTTAACGCAATTAAGAAAAATTATTGA
- a CDS encoding NADPH-dependent FMN reductase: MKVVVISGSPRKNANTQVIMKYVFEYTKSKNADTKFINLSDGQIECYRGPEEEYNERTKNAASDIMDADVWLIGSPIYNSFFSSALKNLFEYINYKKTEGKVAGITILAASNIGFIDVQTLITQLLSYFRVITNPKAVFLTTESISENTISKEEDKKRLRDMVDETLKIASKLHQD, from the coding sequence ATGAAAGTGGTAGTAATTTCAGGTAGTCCTAGAAAAAATGCAAATACTCAAGTGATAATGAAATATGTTTTTGAATATACTAAATCAAAAAACGCAGATACAAAATTTATCAATCTTTCAGACGGACAAATTGAATGTTATAGAGGACCAGAAGAAGAATATAACGAACGAACAAAAAATGCAGCCAGTGATATTATGGATGCAGATGTTTGGTTAATTGGATCTCCAATTTACAATTCATTTTTTAGTTCTGCACTGAAAAATTTGTTTGAATATATCAATTATAAAAAAACTGAAGGTAAAGTGGCAGGTATAACAATTTTAGCCGCAAGTAATATCGGATTTATTGATGTTCAAACACTCATCACACAATTATTATCATATTTTAGAGTAATTACCAATCCTAAAGCGGTGTTTCTCACAACAGAATCAATATCAGAAAACACTATATCAAAAGAAGAGGATAAGAAAAGATTAAGAGATATGGTAGATGAGACTTTGAAAATAGCCTCTAAATTACATCAAGATTAG
- a CDS encoding tetrahydromethanopterin S-methyltransferase subunit A — MNSIGNAIGELCKIILPIPEESYLGNPDSAIAICTLSSMDLLKKISSSELLNHISIAGRLLSENKGIDSIVKYLNQNKKVKMLIVCGKEVWGHKAGHSLIKLYENGINDHGKIINSISPDPFLTSTKSEINYFQNEINLVNIINETNLETIKKYVN; from the coding sequence ATGAATAGTATTGGAAATGCAATTGGAGAATTATGCAAGATTATACTGCCAATTCCAGAAGAATCATACCTAGGAAATCCTGATTCTGCTATAGCAATTTGTACACTTTCAAGCATGGATTTACTTAAAAAAATCTCAAGTTCTGAACTTTTAAATCATATTTCTATTGCTGGAAGATTACTTTCTGAAAACAAGGGAATTGATTCTATAGTTAAATATCTTAACCAAAATAAAAAAGTAAAGATGCTTATAGTTTGTGGTAAAGAAGTTTGGGGTCATAAAGCTGGTCATTCATTAATTAAATTATATGAAAATGGAATCAATGATCATGGGAAAATAATAAACTCAATAAGTCCTGATCCTTTTCTTACTTCAACAAAATCTGAGATAAATTATTTTCAGAATGAAATCAACCTAGTCAATATAATCAATGAAACCAATCTTGAAACAATTAAAAAATATGTAAACTAG
- a CDS encoding C2H2-type zinc finger protein gives MGLFGSSNETKCKKCGTVLTDPERLKKHQEVAHNKKKEKCRACGSEFDSSEDLRKHKKNCK, from the coding sequence ATGGGATTGTTTGGTAGTTCTAATGAAACAAAATGTAAAAAATGTGGAACAGTACTAACAGATCCTGAAAGGCTAAAAAAACATCAAGAAGTTGCACACAACAAAAAAAAGGAAAAATGCAGAGCATGTGGTTCAGAATTTGATTCTTCAGAAGATCTAAGAAAACATAAAAAAAATTGTAAGTGA
- a CDS encoding dUTPase: protein MSEKNEDRLETIFKLQKGLSEMMKLDRYPKDSEGRISALSTAIIHEAVELQRTTNWKWWKTPVPFNVSEAREELIDIWHFVVQASLELNLTPDDILEEYKKKNEINRERQRNGY, encoded by the coding sequence ATGTCTGAAAAAAATGAAGATCGTTTAGAAACTATATTCAAATTACAAAAGGGGTTATCAGAAATGATGAAGTTGGATCGATATCCAAAAGATTCTGAGGGAAGAATTTCTGCATTATCTACAGCAATAATACATGAAGCAGTAGAACTACAAAGAACTACGAATTGGAAATGGTGGAAAACTCCAGTTCCATTTAATGTATCAGAAGCAAGAGAAGAATTAATTGATATTTGGCATTTTGTGGTACAGGCATCATTAGAACTAAATTTGACTCCAGATGATATTCTTGAAGAATATAAAAAGAAAAATGAGATTAATCGAGAAAGACAAAGAAACGGATACTAG